GCTCAATCTTTAAAGAAAGATACATTAAGAGTGCATTTTTAGAAATTATTATGCATTATGTCAAAAAAAATTCTCAGAATATAGAAACTTATGGCTGGATTGCATTCTATATTTATGCTGATAATAAGGATAAAAAAATTTTTTGTCAACGCATGAAAGAATTTTTCAAATCTAAAACCTTTGAAATACAAAATCAAATATTTGTATATTTTCTATCTTTTTACCCAAATATTGAATATAAGCATTTCAAATTTATATCAGACATACTACTCTACCTTGACGAAAATAAAATTACAATACCTAAAAAAATAATAAAAATACAAAAAATAAATCCTAACCAACTAGATTACCAAAAATCATATCTTTTAATAAAATCACTAAAAACAAGATCAAGGATTTTAAAAATTATTATCAAAAATATAAGATTTAATCTTATTGAAAAACTGGAAGATGAAAATGAGAAAAAATTATTACCTGCAATGTGCTATTTAATATATTGTGAGAATTTGGTAGAATTAAAAAACAATAGAAAGATAAAATCTAATGAAAAAAATAGTTTATTAGAATTTATTTCTTTTTTCAAAACAAAATTGAAGCAAAAAATAAATTTTAAAAAAGAGCTTATGAAATCTAAAGGCATTTAATCTAAAATAAGTATAATGGGAAAAGAATGAGGATTTATTTATTTTTAAATAAAAATTACAAGATTTTTATTTTATTTTTAATTTTAATATTAAATTCAAAATTGGCATATTCTCAAAGGCTAATTAGAATTGGCAAAGAAGAGATGAAAAACAAAAATTACATTCAAGCAATCGAAACACTAAGTGATGCTATTAAAAAATATCCAAAAGTACAACTCGGCTATTACTTTTTATCAATAGCATACAGAGAAAATAATCAACTAACAGAAGCAGAAGGAGCATTGCTCGATGGAATTGCAGTAGGGGGTGAAATCGACTACATACTATATTATGAATTAGGCAACATAATGTTTAACAGAGGGGAAGGTTACTATCCTTTAGCAATAAAATATTATTCTAATTCTATTAAAAGTAGACCTAATTATGACAGTGCGCTACTAAACAGAGCTAATGCCTATGTTCAACAGGGCAAAATAACTTCTAAAGAAAAAGAATACCAAAAAGCTTGGGACTCTTATACTATGGCTATCCACGACTACTCTCAATTTATTACCCTTAGATCAAAAACAGAAAAAAAAGACAGCATTTTGCTTATAATAAGCTATTTAAGAAATGAAAAAATTAATCTTGAACAACTTGACAAAAGTTTGAAGGGGCGAACCGAGCATATTGTATACGCAAAAGAAGATAAAAATCAAATACTTAAAGATAGTTTTAAAGACAACCTAGAAACAAATTCTTTAATTGAGCTAGAAAAACTTAATTGGCAAGAGGAGTTATACATAGATGAATAAAAAACATACAAATTTTTCGGTATTATTGCTTTTAATTTTCTTACTTATCTTATCATTTGGGGGCTTTGGTTACTATATATATCAAAGCAAATTAAATGACAAAAATCGAGAAATAATGCTAAACGAAGTTAAAAATAGCGTAATAGATCGAAACTATAAAAAAGCATATTCTGTTGCAAAACTTCTGCAAGACAAATACCCCCAAAATGAAGACATTGCAATGCTTACAAATACACTAGCAGAAATTGCCAACAGTAGTCCTTTTGAATCAAAAGACTTGCAAAGAGATTCTGCTAATCAAATCTTAGACAAGATCAAAGGTCAAGACAATACAAAAACAAATGTAAACGAAAATTTTGATATAGCATTTAATAATAGATACATTAAAG
The window above is part of the Borreliella burgdorferi B31 genome. Proteins encoded here:
- a CDS encoding tetratricopeptide repeat protein, with amino-acid sequence MRIYLFLNKNYKIFILFLILILNSKLAYSQRLIRIGKEEMKNKNYIQAIETLSDAIKKYPKVQLGYYFLSIAYRENNQLTEAEGALLDGIAVGGEIDYILYYELGNIMFNRGEGYYPLAIKYYSNSIKSRPNYDSALLNRANAYVQQGKITSKEKEYQKAWDSYTMAIHDYSQFITLRSKTEKKDSILLIISYLRNEKINLEQLDKSLKGRTEHIVYAKEDKNQILKDSFKDNLETNSLIELEKLNWQEELYIDE